In Thermus islandicus DSM 21543, a genomic segment contains:
- a CDS encoding DUF421 domain-containing protein yields the protein MEAHLREALGDPLTVLFTLIRVAIVYAVLLVFLRLSGKKLLGQMSPVDLLTLLLLSNAVQNAMIGPDNSLLGGLLGAVLLLFLDRLISRSPLRRGMLGEPTLLVHEGKPIPEHLAREGVDLEELMAALREHGLMDLKDVLAAVLEVDGTISVIPKDHLVPKRVRKVRSSRNR from the coding sequence ATGGAAGCCCACCTGCGCGAAGCCCTAGGCGATCCCCTCACCGTCCTCTTCACCCTGATCCGGGTGGCGATCGTTTACGCCGTTCTCTTGGTCTTCCTCAGGCTGAGCGGGAAAAAGCTCCTCGGCCAGATGAGCCCCGTGGACCTCCTCACCCTCCTCCTTCTTTCCAACGCGGTGCAAAACGCCATGATCGGGCCGGACAACAGCCTCTTGGGCGGGCTTTTGGGTGCGGTCCTCTTGCTCTTTCTGGACCGCCTCATCTCCCGGAGCCCCTTGAGGCGGGGAATGCTGGGGGAGCCCACCCTGCTTGTCCACGAGGGCAAGCCCATCCCCGAGCACCTGGCGCGGGAGGGGGTGGACCTGGAGGAGCTCATGGCCGCCTTGAGGGAACACGGCCTCATGGACCTCAAGGATGTCCTGGCGGCGGTCCTCGAGGTGGACGGCACCATCAGCGTGATCCCCAAGGACCACCTGGTGCCCAAGCGGGTCCGCAAGGTGCGCTCAAGCCGCAACCGCTAG
- a CDS encoding membrane protein, translating to MGFRLPNAKDQRFVLQVVQPALLGLMDGSVSTLAPLFATAGLTQSPHATFLVGMAAALGAALSMGLAEALSDDGKVTGRGHPVLRGGVTGLATFLGGMFHTLPFLIPHIQAALALAYAVVALELLAIAYIRYHYMGSPLGRTVVQVLVGGFLVFLVGLTLGRFGGG from the coding sequence ATGGGATTCCGCCTCCCCAACGCGAAGGACCAGCGCTTCGTCCTCCAGGTGGTCCAGCCGGCCCTTCTCGGCCTCATGGACGGCTCCGTTTCCACCCTGGCCCCCCTCTTCGCCACCGCCGGCCTCACGCAAAGCCCCCACGCCACCTTCCTGGTAGGCATGGCCGCCGCCCTGGGGGCCGCCCTCTCCATGGGCCTGGCCGAAGCCCTCTCCGATGACGGCAAGGTGACCGGAAGGGGCCACCCCGTCTTGCGGGGGGGCGTCACGGGCCTCGCCACGTTCCTCGGGGGGATGTTCCACACCCTGCCCTTCCTCATCCCCCACATCCAGGCCGCCTTGGCCCTGGCCTACGCGGTGGTGGCCCTGGAGCTTCTCGCCATCGCCTATATTCGCTACCACTACATGGGAAGCCCCTTGGGCCGTACGGTGGTTCAGGTCCTCGTGGGAGGCTTCCTGGTGTTTTTGGTGGGCCTAACCCTGGGCCGTTTCGGCGGGGGCTAA
- a CDS encoding DUF1634 domain-containing protein, whose protein sequence is MALLLSLVLRGGVLLSALLVLLGGAGELWAHGAAPVGAILQAAPGAQSGSPFALMLEAWQGRPEALVRLGLLLLLLTPVARVALAAILFLLEGDAFYALVALWVLGLLVLSLMGLI, encoded by the coding sequence GTGGCCCTCCTTTTGAGCTTGGTTCTGCGGGGGGGCGTCCTCCTCTCGGCCCTCCTGGTGCTCCTCGGGGGAGCTGGGGAGCTTTGGGCTCACGGGGCTGCCCCCGTGGGGGCCATCCTCCAGGCCGCGCCCGGGGCCCAAAGCGGGTCCCCCTTCGCCCTGATGCTCGAGGCCTGGCAAGGCCGCCCAGAGGCCCTGGTGCGCCTGGGCCTTCTCCTCCTCCTTCTCACCCCCGTGGCCCGGGTAGCCCTCGCCGCCATCCTCTTCCTTTTGGAAGGGGACGCCTTCTACGCCTTGGTGGCCCTTTGGGTTTTGGGGCTCCTCGTCCTCAGCCTGATGGGCTTAATATAA